In Sphingobacterium sp. SYP-B4668, the sequence AAATAGAAAAGCTTGAAGCTTCCCTCCCAAAATGAGGGAAGCTTTTTTTATAGTAACATAGGTATTCAAAATAAAAATGGACCCTTTGAGCGGTTCTTATCACAATAGCAGGTAGAATGGAACATAGAGAACAGACTTTAGCCGAAATCCAGAATTTTGACGGAAAATATCCGAAGCAGCTTTGGTATTTATTTTTGGTAGAGATGTGGGAGCGATTTTGCTTCTACGGCATGCGGGGCGTATTGGCCATCTTCATGGTCGACCAGCTTTTTTTATCGGATAAAGAGGCAAATTTAAAATACGGGGCTATCCAGGCATTCGTGTATGCTTTTACGTTTGTAGGTGGAATTTTTGCAGACCGCATACTTGGTTTTAAACGTTCGCTGACGTTTGGTGCCATCATGATGATAGCGGGTAATGGACTGATAGCCGTCAATCCCCATGATTTTTTCTACTTCGGAATCACCCTGACGATTATCGGTACCGGATTTTTTAAGCCCAATATCTCTTCGATGGTGGGAGAGCTGTATAAGGATGGTGACCCGCGTAGAGATGCTGGATTTGGTGTTTTCTACTCAGGAATCAACGTAGGTGCGCTTGCGGGAGGTGCGCTATGTGTCTGGTTGGGTAAAGAGCACTCTTGGAATTTGGCTTTTCTGGCTGCGGCCGTGGTGATGGTCATCGGGTTATTTATCTTTTTGATGACGAAGAAATTTTTGGGACCCATTGGTGAGAGCCCAATCCTACACTTACCCAAAGCAAAAAAAACTGCCCAAGAGATAATGGTCTACGTGGGCGCTTTGGCCTGTATACCTTTGATCTTTATCATGATCCACAATACCGGATATACGGACATGTTCATGTATATCATTGGCCCGCTGGCGTTGCTGTACTTTCTTTATTATACTTTTGCAGAGAAAGAGCGTAAAGCGCGTCAGCAGCTTATAGCGGCTCTGATCTTAATCCTGTTTTCCATATTATTCTTTGCTATATTTGAACAAGCCGGTGGATCGTTGGCCCTATTTGCAAACAGCAACCTTCATCGCGACCTCCTGTTTTTTAGTATTGATCCCAATATCGTGAACAATGGCGCCAATTCGTTGTTCGTGATTATATTCAGCCCTTTATTAGGTCTACTTTGGTTGGCTATGGCCAAAAAGAAAATCGAACCTAATACCGTCGTTAAATTTGGATTGGGTTTTTTGCTGTTAGGCTTGGCTTACTATATCTTCTTTGCCACACGTTTTTTTGCTGATGCTGATGGCAAGACTTCTTTGGGTGTATTTACGCTTGCTTATCTAGCAGTGACAGTAGGGGAATTGTGCCTATCTCCGATAGGACTGTCTATGGTGACCAAATTGTCTCCAAAACATCTTGGTGGGATGATGATGGGTCTTTGGTTTTTGGCAAGTGCCTACGGACAGTATTTGGCGGGTCTTTTGGGTGCTGGGATGACAGCACCAGATGAAAATGCTTCTTTGATGGATAAATTGCTGGCTTACACGGATGGATATAAGCAGCTGGGACTATATGCACTAGCAGCTGGTGTGCTCTTAATCGTAATCTCGCCACTAGTAAAGAAATTGATGAATGGTGTGAAGTAATGGTTTTCTACGATAGGCTGCAATAGAATGCGGGTCTGGATGTATACAGACCCGCATTTTGTTTTTGGTCCTCAAATGGCATGGGTTAGACCTTATGGAATTCGAATTATTCAAGCGGCTAAAATAGCGTCAATAACCTCTAAAAAAGCGATAATCAACTTCTATATGCTACATAAATAAATTGCATATGAAGGCAAATTTATCTAAGTTTACATCAATTTATTTTATGCAAAATACAGATAGCTTAGTCA encodes:
- a CDS encoding peptide MFS transporter, with amino-acid sequence MEHREQTLAEIQNFDGKYPKQLWYLFLVEMWERFCFYGMRGVLAIFMVDQLFLSDKEANLKYGAIQAFVYAFTFVGGIFADRILGFKRSLTFGAIMMIAGNGLIAVNPHDFFYFGITLTIIGTGFFKPNISSMVGELYKDGDPRRDAGFGVFYSGINVGALAGGALCVWLGKEHSWNLAFLAAAVVMVIGLFIFLMTKKFLGPIGESPILHLPKAKKTAQEIMVYVGALACIPLIFIMIHNTGYTDMFMYIIGPLALLYFLYYTFAEKERKARQQLIAALILILFSILFFAIFEQAGGSLALFANSNLHRDLLFFSIDPNIVNNGANSLFVIIFSPLLGLLWLAMAKKKIEPNTVVKFGLGFLLLGLAYYIFFATRFFADADGKTSLGVFTLAYLAVTVGELCLSPIGLSMVTKLSPKHLGGMMMGLWFLASAYGQYLAGLLGAGMTAPDENASLMDKLLAYTDGYKQLGLYALAAGVLLIVISPLVKKLMNGVK